ACTTGttcaatttgaataaattagACACTGAAGCTTGTATATCTATCTTCATGTTTGTTCTTGTTCAAGTGAATATGGAATTGCCAAGTATCTTTctaataatgtatatattcCACTGCAAAAAATAACATGAACGGCGCTACTAGTAAACTACTTAACTATAATACAAGATGCAGTAAGGAAGTATGACTTATCGTCTACTCAGACTCCTGGATTGAAATGCTTCTTTCTGCATAGCGTTCTTCTAATGTTCTCAGCATTTTGACTGACCTCTCGCTGCTCAAGCTTTGCATTAAGGCTTTCTTTTCCTACTCTCCAAGTGcattaaatatgaaaacagATTTGTCGCCAACATCATCGTGGAAATGAATATGAAACCAGTCGGACAAAGCAGCAATAAAATCCAACTACATATTCGTGGCGTTTGTTTCTTTGCATATGACAGCTTGTCTTCTTCAAAGATTCTGAAACCGACTTTCGCACAATGAAGATTCTTAAAGACTATGAAGAAGCATCTGGTCAGGCCATTAATTAAGGTAAATCAatgtttatcaataataaaggTGTTTCTCTGCGAAGAGAAAAGCTATCGAAGCTTAGCTTGGTTTACACGTAGTGAGATCCTTTGACCTTTTATCTCAGGTTGTCTTCCTTCAATGGTCGTGACAAAGGTCATATTTCAGAGAGGTCAAGCAAAAGGTAGGTTCTGGAGGGCGTGCAAAATTGGAAGAGAAGAATTCCTTCTCTGCTAGGGGAAGGAGGTTTTGTTGAAAGTGGTTGTTCAAGCTATTCCTTACTATACAACGAGTTACTTCAAGCTCCAGAGGACCTTTGTAAAGATCTTGAGAGGATGTGTGTCCACTTTTCCACTTAAAATTCACTGGAAAAGTTGGAGAATATACATAGAAGGATAATTGAGAACCATGtttactttttagaaaaatttttAGGAATGTGCACAATATTTAGATTGAAAAATTTAGAAGGGTGTCCAAATCATAAGTTATGACCATGAAGAACagtttattaaaatgttttagagGTTTATCAAGAATAAACTATTAGAATGGATTAATCGATGATTATCACTAATTGGTCATAGGTTATTGCAGTTTAAACTTCTTTTGACGGTTTTTTTTATCGAAAAGATGTCTTTCTCAATAGTTTCTTCCCTCTCATTATTGACAAGACGAATTATTGACGAGGAGAAATAGTTGACTTGGttactttctttctattttacaaAGCTTTGATGAAAATTGaactataaataatataactaaattttagaaatggttgcaaatataaccattagatttaaaataattaaatatataacaaccttaaaaaaaatgatatgtataataaaatctatcgAGAACACGACATTgtaatatttacattttttttttgaagatgtaattataattataccAAAAATGACTGCACACTTTACcctaaattctaattattaaaatcactaaatcataaaaattataatttttatagttataaaaaaaaaaaaaaaagaaattgaatcatggagaagaaataaatgagaaaaagtgcgagagagaagagagagatagaaGCCATGGCTTCCAAGGCGAAATTCTTCCTTATCCTTTCATTGTTGAGTGTGAGTGTAAGGCATTCCATTTCAGAGGATCCAGTTCCAACCCCATGGCCTCTTCAATTTCATTCCGTTCTCCTCATGAACTACTCTGGGATTCCTCAGATAATCAACCTCTGGTACGACTGGCCTAATGGTCGGAACTTCAACATCATCCAACACCAGCTCGGCAACGTTCTCTACGACCTCGAATGGAACAACGGTACTTCCTTCTTCTACACTTTAGATTCCACCAAGACTTGCTCTCCCGCTCAGCTTGAGGTCGGTATTCTCCGACCCAATTGGCTCGATGGAGCCAAATATCTGGGTCAACGACATGTCGATGGCTTCCTTTGCAATGTCTGGGAGAAAGTTGATTTCATTTGGTATTATGAAGATGTTGAAACCAAGAGACCTGTTCATTGGCTCTTCTACACTGGTAACCCTCTTTTCCCCTATCTCTCTAGCTTTCTCATATGAAAATACTAAAGAACTGTAATTAGAAACTCTTTTGGGAAAACCCACCTAGTTCTCAAGTCGATTTATACCCGGAGATTGTTCTTGTCATCcaaaattgtcaaattaaaGAAGCTGTCTTGGGTAATCTTGAAAGAAGCCCACAACTTAACTCATAGTAAAACTATCAAACAAGACTTTAAATAGCCTTCAAACAAAACGTTGATGCCACGTTATAGTTCATaataaaaacagaaataatACAAACACTGCTAAGCTATGTTTGCTTTGACAACAATCACATCGTCACTTTCATTCTTAAGTTCTTGCCATTCACTATTCACTGGTGTTTTTCCTTTCCCTTCCCCAATTTTGCAGGAAGACAGGCTCATGTGATGACATTTGAAGTGGGTGCCGTGCTAGAGGATGAGAAATGGCAAGCCCCTGTTTACTGCTTTGATGGCACGGGATCTACTGTCAATGATGTGGCTCTCCACCAGAATTTGCCTCTAATGACTGGTGTTAATAATAGGCTTCTCCACCAGAATTACCCTGCTATTTGACATCCTTTTTGTAGCCCCATTGCGCTGAACTTGTTGgataatttgaataaattagACACGGAAGTTTGTATTTATATCTCCATGTTTGTTCTTGTTCAAGTGAATATAAAATTGCCAAGTATCTTTCTAATAATGTATATATCActgcaaaaaataaatagacagCTACTACTAGTAGTGTAGTGTATAAACTATCTGACCATATTACAAGATGCGGTAAGAACCATGAACTTACCATCTGCTAAATCTCCTGGATTGAAATGCTTCTTCCTGCCGAGTGTTCTTCTAGCGTTCTAATCAGCATTTTGACTGACCTCTTGCTGCCCAAGCTTTGCAATCAAGGATTTCAACAAGTCAGACACTGCAACTACATATTCATGGTGCTAGTTTCTTTGCCGATGACAGCTTCTTCTTGAAGATTACGAGGAAGTGCCTgctaaataaatgtttattaataataaaaacgtTTCTATGGGGAAGAGAAGCTATCGAAGCCTGGCTAGGTGTTCAAGCAATGAGATCCTTCAGCCTTTATCTAAGGTTGCGTTTCTATAATGGTTGACAAATGTCACATTTCAGATAGGTCAAGGAAAGGGTAGGGTCTGGAGGGCGTGCAAAATTGGAAGAGGAATTTCTTCTCAGATGGGGGAGGTTCTGTTGAAAGCGGTTGGTCAAGCTATTCCTAGCTATACAATGAGTTGCTTTAAGCTCCAGGAGGACCTTTTGTAAGGATCCTGAGAACATTGGTACCTGCTTTTGGTGTGGATCtttggagaagaagaggaaaactTTCATAGAAAATGTATGTGTTAGGAAAGAGTTGGGTGGCTTTGGCTTCATGGATTTCGGAATTTTTAGGTCATACTTGTTAAACACAGCTAAATGATTCTTAAATCCTCTGACAGTTTGTTAGTCAATGTGTAAGGAATGAGATGATCGCATCTAAATTTGGATTGCGGGATGATTTCCATTTGAAGTTTTTGGACTGTAAGGAACAAGCTTCATTTCAAGAAGGCATCCCCCGATTTAGCATTTCTCCGAGTAACAATTGATTCTCTAGTTTCGGAGTCTTGTGAGGCGAGTGACGGCCCATTGGCGGGTGTTTTGACTGTTTTCCCGAGAGCCCTTCCCATTGGTTATTGCCGCCTGTTGGGTGTTGGAAGTTGAATGTGGAGACTGCTTGGTCTGATAAGGGAGGGGTAGGCATGGGTGGATTGTCCGGAATCAATTTAGTGGTGCATTTTTGGGAGGCAgtaaattcatttataaacgGGGTTATGTGAGCTTGCTAGAAGCTGAAGCTTTACTTGAGGGGTTCAAAGTTATTGTTTGGTTAGTGGTCGAGTCCTAGTCCCCGCTGGTGATAGAGTCAGACACACTGGAGGTCATCAGGCTTCTCTGCTGTCCTTgttgaagatattttttaactttgttaaaaagaatatacaatttaaccaaaaataaaaagagaaggataTTTGACATAGCTAGAAATtagaacaatttaaattatttaatagatGGACAGAGGAGAGAGAACTACGAAGCCATGACGACTTCGAAGGGGAAATTCTATCTTATCCTTTCACTGCTGAGTGTGAGTGTGAATTATTCCATTTCGGAGGATCCAGTTCCAACCCCATGGCCTCCCCAATTTCACTCAATTTACGTCACAAATTTCTCCGGAGTTCTCGAGATAACCGACCTTTGGTACGACTGGCCTAATGGTCGGAACTTCAACATCGTCCAACACCAGCTCGGCACCCTTCTCTACGGTATCGAATGGAACAACGGCACTGAATTCTTATACACTTTAGATTCTTCCAAGACTTGCGATACCATTCAGTTTGAGGTGGGTCTTCTCCCACCAAAATGGCTCGACGGAGCCCATTATCTGGGTCAACGCCATGTCGATGGTTTCCTCTGCAATGTCTGGGAGAAGGTCGATTTCATCTGGTATTACGAAGATGTTGAGACTAAAATACCCGTTTATTGGCTCTTCTACGATGGTATTATACCGTTTTGCCCTGgctctttctctttcattccTGCCATTCACTGTTATTCAATgctgtttttccttttccttcccttcccttccccAATTGTGCAGGAAGAGACGCTCATGTGATGACATTTGAAGTGGGTGCTGTGCTAGAGGATGAGAAATGGCAAGCCCCTGTTTACTGCTTTGATGGCACGGGAACTACTGTCAATGATGTG
This DNA window, taken from Cucumis sativus cultivar 9930 chromosome 6, Cucumber_9930_V3, whole genome shotgun sequence, encodes the following:
- the LOC101203310 gene encoding uncharacterized protein At4g14100, which gives rise to MRKSAREKREIEAMASKAKFFLILSLLSVSVRHSISEDPVPTPWPLQFHSVLLMNYSGIPQIINLWYDWPNGRNFNIIQHQLGNVLYDLEWNNGTSFFYTLDSTKTCSPAQLEVGILRPNWLDGAKYLGQRHVDGFLCNVWEKVDFIWYYEDVETKRPVHWLFYTGRQAHVMTFEVGAVLEDEKWQAPVYCFDGTGSTVNDVALHQNLPLMTGVNNRLLHQNYPAI
- the LOC101202836 gene encoding uncharacterized protein At4g14100, giving the protein MTTSKGKFYLILSLLSVSVNYSISEDPVPTPWPPQFHSIYVTNFSGVLEITDLWYDWPNGRNFNIVQHQLGTLLYGIEWNNGTEFLYTLDSSKTCDTIQFEVGLLPPKWLDGAHYLGQRHVDGFLCNVWEKVDFIWYYEDVETKIPVYWLFYDGRDAHVMTFEVGAVLEDEKWQAPVYCFDGTGTTVNDVALHQNLPLMADVNNRLLHQNFPAI